The genomic stretch AACTCACGCGCCGCCGCTGACAATCTGTCCGCTGCGCCGCCCTTGGTGTTGACCGAAGGTATTCTTGCCCGCGTGCTAGGCCGACGGGCGTGCGCTGTCCTGCCTAGCGCCGAAATCGTCGCCGTCGGTAGCGCCAGTGGCATTCGGAACGACGCGCTGGCGCTTGTCGAAAGCGAAGTCACGATCGACGCCGGACGAGATTCGCAGGTAGTCTCCGGCGATATGGCCCTCGCCGGCCGGCGCGTATACGGCAAAGTCGTCGAAGTCGGGCCGCACAGTTGCGTCATTCGCCGCGCGGACCAGGCGTCGTACCGTGACGTCGTGCAACTGGTCAGGCTCACAGATGGCAAGCCTCGATTCGGTCCGACGGGAATGCTCGAAGGGGCGGGGCAACGCAAATGCCGCGTTCGCATGATCAGCGCCGGCGAAGACATCGTACCAGGAGACATGGTATTCACGGCGCACGAGCAGGGGCTTACCACACAACCACTTTTGTATGGCACTGTCGTGCGATGCGATCGCGCGCACGGCGCGCCGCATTGGGACATCCAGGTCGAACTGGCCGACGAGCGCGAGCAGCTCAACCACCTAGTCGTGCTCCGCTCGACGCTGAATCCGGCACGTGTCGCGGCGATCTCCGAAACTACTGAAAGCCAGTGACGGCGACGATCAAACCGCTCTCCCTCTCGGAGAGGGCAGAGTGAGGGGCGAAATTGCAACGCCGGGGTTAGCAAAAGGCAAAAGCAACCACGAATGAAGCGAATGACATGAATAATAGACACGGCAATCATCGGTGCCCCGTCCACCGTCTTGATTCGTGTTATTCGTGGTGAATGACTTCCCCTTTTCCGTTGAAGAAGAGAACGCGGGGAAAGTCCTGCCTACCAATAATCCAGGAATGCAACAATCGTGATTGAACTCGTAGCAATCTTGCTGGCGACATATCTGGCTGCCGTGGCCGATGCGGCGATTGCGCCTGCGCTGACGATTTTTCATATCGCACCCACGTTTTTGCCTCTAGTAGCAATCTTCGCCACGGTGGCCGCCGCACCGTCGCCGTGGCGCGTCGTGCAGTTGGCTGCCGTTGGTTTGGCGTTCGATTTTAATGTGGGGGGGCATGCCGGTGTCGGCATGGCAAGTTTCGCGCTCGTGGCCTTCG from Pirellulales bacterium encodes the following:
- a CDS encoding rod shape-determining protein MreC, producing MMFEQTAKRTMFARPHIILAATLLAGLLVALLPRRAIEPLRHLYGRMLEPGHVLAGQLVARGVELVERASHTAAAAEEITTLTAAAEKLRARKRELETALALSVAQNSRAAADNLSAAPPLVLTEGILARVLGRRACAVLPSAEIVAVGSASGIRNDALALVESEVTIDAGRDSQVVSGDMALAGRRVYGKVVEVGPHSCVIRRADQASYRDVVQLVRLTDGKPRFGPTGMLEGAGQRKCRVRMISAGEDIVPGDMVFTAHEQGLTTQPLLYGTVVRCDRAHGAPHWDIQVELADEREQLNHLVVLRSTLNPARVAAISETTESQ